From a region of the Rhodococcus sp. 4CII genome:
- a CDS encoding ATP-dependent DNA helicase: MTESAVRTKASAPRARLVHRRSPGRETRVWDDSTQRVLTAPPLGLGWNPWQVLGGPGTGKTSLLVDIAVDRIADGEDPESVLVLTQSRRAAGRVREEVTAALVGHDEQHGPRATREPLVRTVHSYAFAVLRLQAAAHGNPPPRLITGAEQDAVLREMLHGDIEDGGEMWPERLRPALALSGFAVELRDLMLRSSERGLGPEDLIKLGRRHSRPEWVAAGMFAARYEHGMLLRGAVGVEAPEATAPALDAAELIGAALTAFATDPDLLRTERARVRHLLVDDAQHLDPQAAELVRLLGTGTRTTVVAGDPDQSIYGFRGADPSFLVELADKGDPRQVLLPVNFRSAAEVATTAARVTSRLPGHLPHRIWVPSQDGGRTVVRILGTAAKEAALIADTLRRAHLLDGVPWSEMAVIVRSVPRALAPLRRALLGAGVPVTTAASELPLARQHGVSGLMLVLRALSGQEFTGEDALALLSGPVGGAEPVALRRLRRGLRRAELASGGDRDSAELLRLVLVGETDSTRRVTAKLTDVEAASLNRVLSVLRKAKVPLERGRGIEDVLWAAWQATGLERRWAAASARGGPIGAQADRDLDAVVALFDAAASYVDRLPRAQLAGFVDYLTGQAIPTARTVSAVPVDAVSVLSAHSAAGREWDVVAVAGVQEGLWPSLRARGSLLGTEALIDLTGGVSDGSETAADRMSRTAPLLAEERRLFLVACSRARRTLVVTAVDSASGDADLVHSRFVDELLAGEPGSDVDEAVVQTEDPATRVLALPALVAELRSVVCDPEVAKSDPARQERAARQLARLAEAGVRGAHPDQWYGTAEPSTGVALWNAEDGPVSLSPSTVDLLNTCPLRWLLERHGGTDGDNTHAIAGTLVHTLVQALAGRIPPDQVEHALETAWESIDLGSQWYSRRELDRTRDMLASFTAWLGNTRSELTEIGVEVAVDGILEPREEGSPEIRLRGRIDRLERDAEGRPVIVDVKTARSPVTKEDAQHHAQLAAYQVAAATGAIDGEPASKPGGARLVFVAKPHRKEGATQRVQAPLSDEDLETWLAVIHAAAAATQGPEFLARVNDGCRHCPVRTSCPAHDEGRQVTSE, encoded by the coding sequence ATGACGGAATCGGCGGTGCGCACCAAGGCGTCGGCTCCTCGTGCCCGGCTGGTGCACCGCCGCAGCCCCGGCCGCGAGACCCGAGTGTGGGACGACTCCACGCAGCGGGTCCTCACCGCCCCACCACTCGGCCTCGGATGGAATCCGTGGCAGGTGCTGGGCGGCCCCGGCACCGGTAAGACGTCGCTGCTCGTCGACATCGCGGTCGACCGGATCGCTGACGGGGAAGACCCCGAGTCGGTGCTGGTGCTCACGCAGTCGCGGCGGGCGGCGGGCCGGGTCCGCGAGGAGGTCACCGCCGCACTCGTCGGGCACGACGAGCAGCACGGGCCCCGCGCTACCCGCGAACCGCTCGTGCGCACCGTCCACTCCTATGCGTTCGCGGTGCTGCGACTGCAGGCCGCCGCCCACGGAAACCCACCGCCTCGCCTCATCACCGGAGCCGAGCAGGACGCAGTGCTGCGCGAGATGCTGCACGGCGACATCGAGGACGGCGGCGAGATGTGGCCCGAACGGCTGCGTCCCGCATTGGCACTGAGCGGCTTCGCCGTCGAACTCCGCGACCTGATGTTGCGTTCCAGCGAGCGGGGGCTCGGCCCCGAGGACCTGATCAAGCTGGGCCGGCGGCACTCCCGTCCGGAGTGGGTCGCGGCGGGAATGTTCGCCGCCCGCTACGAGCACGGCATGCTGCTGCGCGGAGCCGTGGGTGTCGAGGCCCCCGAGGCCACGGCGCCGGCACTGGACGCCGCCGAACTCATCGGTGCCGCCCTCACCGCGTTCGCCACCGACCCGGACCTGCTGCGCACCGAGCGCGCCCGGGTCCGGCACCTGCTCGTCGACGACGCGCAGCACCTCGATCCGCAGGCCGCGGAACTCGTTCGCCTCCTCGGGACCGGTACCCGCACCACGGTCGTCGCCGGCGATCCGGACCAGTCGATCTACGGATTTCGCGGGGCCGACCCGTCGTTCCTCGTCGAGCTCGCCGACAAGGGTGATCCGCGACAGGTGCTGCTACCGGTCAACTTTCGCAGTGCGGCGGAGGTCGCGACCACCGCGGCACGGGTCACGTCCCGGCTCCCCGGCCACCTGCCGCACCGGATCTGGGTGCCGTCGCAGGACGGCGGCAGAACCGTCGTCCGGATTCTGGGCACGGCGGCGAAGGAAGCGGCCCTGATCGCCGACACCCTGCGGCGCGCCCATCTCCTCGACGGCGTGCCCTGGTCGGAGATGGCCGTGATCGTGCGCTCGGTGCCGCGTGCGCTGGCCCCGCTGCGGCGTGCGCTGCTCGGGGCGGGTGTGCCCGTCACCACCGCGGCGTCCGAACTGCCCCTGGCCCGGCAGCACGGGGTGTCGGGACTGATGCTCGTGCTGCGGGCACTGTCGGGCCAGGAATTCACCGGCGAGGACGCACTCGCCCTGCTGTCCGGTCCGGTCGGCGGCGCGGAACCCGTGGCGCTCCGGCGTCTTCGCCGGGGCCTGCGGCGCGCCGAACTGGCATCCGGCGGCGACCGGGACTCCGCGGAGCTTCTCCGGCTCGTCCTCGTCGGCGAGACCGACAGCACCCGCCGGGTCACGGCCAAACTGACCGACGTCGAGGCCGCATCCCTGAACCGGGTGCTGTCCGTCCTGCGGAAGGCAAAGGTGCCGCTGGAGCGGGGCCGCGGCATCGAGGACGTGCTGTGGGCGGCCTGGCAGGCCACCGGACTCGAACGGCGCTGGGCGGCCGCCTCGGCTCGCGGCGGCCCGATCGGGGCCCAGGCCGACCGCGACCTCGACGCCGTGGTCGCCCTGTTCGACGCCGCGGCGAGCTACGTCGACCGGCTCCCTCGCGCGCAACTCGCCGGGTTCGTCGACTACCTCACCGGGCAGGCCATTCCCACCGCGCGCACCGTCTCCGCCGTCCCGGTCGACGCCGTATCGGTGCTCAGTGCACACTCGGCCGCCGGCCGCGAATGGGACGTCGTCGCGGTAGCCGGTGTGCAGGAAGGACTCTGGCCGAGTCTGCGGGCTCGGGGCAGTCTGCTCGGCACCGAGGCGCTGATCGATCTCACGGGTGGAGTGTCCGACGGCAGCGAGACGGCCGCCGACCGGATGTCGCGTACCGCGCCGCTCCTGGCCGAGGAGCGCAGGCTGTTCCTGGTCGCCTGCAGTCGGGCCCGGCGGACTCTGGTCGTCACCGCCGTCGACTCGGCCAGCGGCGACGCCGATCTCGTCCACTCCCGGTTCGTCGACGAACTGCTCGCGGGAGAACCGGGTTCCGACGTCGACGAGGCGGTCGTGCAGACGGAGGACCCGGCCACCCGGGTCCTGGCACTGCCGGCGCTCGTTGCCGAACTGCGCAGCGTGGTCTGCGATCCGGAGGTCGCAAAATCCGACCCCGCCCGGCAGGAACGTGCTGCGCGTCAACTCGCCCGGCTCGCCGAAGCCGGGGTGCGCGGCGCACACCCCGACCAGTGGTACGGCACAGCCGAACCCAGCACCGGCGTCGCGTTGTGGAACGCGGAGGACGGGCCGGTGTCGCTGTCGCCGTCCACGGTCGACCTGCTCAACACGTGCCCGCTGCGGTGGCTGCTCGAACGACACGGCGGGACGGACGGCGACAACACCCATGCCATCGCCGGAACGCTCGTGCACACGCTCGTGCAGGCCCTCGCCGGGCGTATCCCGCCCGACCAGGTGGAGCATGCGCTCGAGACTGCCTGGGAGTCCATCGATCTGGGGTCGCAGTGGTATTCACGTCGCGAACTCGACCGCACCCGCGACATGCTCGCCAGCTTCACCGCCTGGCTCGGGAACACCCGATCCGAACTCACCGAGATCGGCGTGGAGGTGGCCGTCGACGGCATCCTGGAACCGAGGGAGGAGGGCTCCCCGGAGATCCGGCTGCGGGGGCGGATCGACCGGCTCGAGCGTGATGCCGAGGGCAGACCCGTCATCGTCGACGTGAAGACCGCCCGGTCCCCTGTCACCAAGGAGGACGCCCAGCACCATGCCCAGCTCGCGGCCTACCAGGTGGCGGCTGCGACCGGCGCGATCGACGGGGAGCCGGCCTCGAAACCCGGTGGGGCGCGGCTGGTCTTCGTCGCCAAACCGCACCGGAAGGAGGGCGCCACGCAGCGCGTACAGGCGCCCCTGTCGGATGAGGATCTCGAGACGTGGCTCGCCGTCATCCACGCGGCGGCAGCGGCCACCCAGGGTCCGGAGTTCCTCGCCCGTGTCAACGACGGATGCCGGCACTGCCCGGTGCGGACGAGCTGCCCGGCGCACGACGAGGGACGGCAGGTGACGTCGGAATGA
- a CDS encoding alpha/beta fold hydrolase has translation MDQVSALNTYLFGAEDGTEILALHGLTGHGRRWETLATEHLPGARWISPDLLGHGRSTWAPPWNLEAHVASLVDTLEAHARGPVLVVGHSFGCALALHLSRAVPDRVRGLVLLDPAIGLDPATMQSVADLTISSPDYTDVEEARSDKVHGSWGEVARDVLENEIAEHLVPLENGRVNWRLSTPAVVTAWGELAREAVLPPAHLPTVLVQASKVQPPYVTPEFRKALTDHLGDNLTAVDLDCDHMVPQARPGEVADLVRTLL, from the coding sequence ATGGATCAGGTGTCAGCACTGAATACGTATCTGTTCGGCGCCGAGGACGGCACCGAGATCCTCGCCCTGCACGGACTCACCGGTCACGGCAGACGGTGGGAGACGCTGGCCACCGAGCATCTTCCCGGCGCGCGCTGGATCTCCCCCGACCTGCTCGGTCACGGCCGTTCCACGTGGGCGCCACCGTGGAACCTCGAGGCCCACGTCGCGAGCCTCGTCGACACGCTCGAAGCGCACGCGCGGGGACCCGTCCTGGTGGTGGGACACTCGTTCGGTTGTGCCCTGGCACTGCACCTGTCGCGGGCCGTCCCCGACCGTGTCCGGGGGCTGGTGCTGCTCGATCCCGCGATCGGGCTCGATCCCGCGACGATGCAGTCGGTGGCGGATCTCACCATCTCCTCCCCCGATTACACCGACGTCGAGGAGGCCCGCTCCGACAAGGTGCACGGTTCGTGGGGTGAGGTGGCCCGGGACGTTCTCGAGAACGAGATCGCCGAACATCTGGTGCCGCTGGAGAACGGGCGGGTCAACTGGCGCCTGTCCACCCCGGCCGTGGTCACCGCGTGGGGCGAACTGGCCCGCGAGGCCGTGCTGCCGCCGGCTCACCTGCCGACCGTGCTCGTCCAGGCGTCCAAGGTGCAGCCGCCGTACGTCACCCCGGAATTCCGGAAGGCGCTCACCGACCACCTCGGCGACAACCTCACCGCCGTCGACCTCGATTGCGATCACATGGTCCCGCAGGCCCGGCCGGGCGAGGTGGCCGACCTCGTCCGCACGCTGCTCTGA
- a CDS encoding MGMT family protein, which yields MVATTEEQVEAVRALVASIPPGRVATYGDIASAAGLSSPRTVGWIMRTDSADLPWHRVLGASGRPAPHLAHRQIAKLELEGVPIRDGRVDLAAARYRFDHPD from the coding sequence ATGGTGGCGACGACGGAGGAGCAGGTCGAGGCGGTCCGCGCGCTGGTCGCGTCGATCCCGCCCGGCCGGGTCGCCACCTACGGCGACATCGCCTCGGCGGCGGGGCTGTCCAGTCCGCGGACCGTCGGCTGGATCATGCGCACCGACTCCGCCGACCTCCCCTGGCACCGGGTGCTGGGAGCGTCGGGCCGACCGGCGCCGCATCTCGCGCACCGTCAGATCGCGAAGCTCGAACTCGAGGGTGTTCCCATCCGGGACGGCCGGGTCGATCTCGCGGCGGCACGCTACCGATTCGATCACCCCGACTGA
- a CDS encoding lipase family protein yields MGSLFRRSSGTAVLGSVLALSAALVGAGTSAAEPPLLSPPVLSPLLPAPPSADAIFPVADPDPFYIQPSDVADHAPGDVLKIRQMPPSYYFPGSAMWELLFRTTDSEGRPIAANTTYVLPANHVPDGPLVSYQHIINSLGNKCKIANELYTDDPLHQIREAAGLNIALARGWAVALPDHLGPRMAYGAAKLGGQITLDGIRAVQRVPELQVQNSKVGLGGYSGGGMATAWAAALAPTYAPELNIVGAAEGGTPMNLVKMAEALGTNPHPAFGLAMAAALGLEREYPDRIDVTDQLNDEGRIMKQMIGNGCTNEIMLFGLGHSASQMTDNKNFMDDPEAWKVMEENSLELYPGVPTAPIFEWHSPTDALIPVDSIDTTVKRYCDAGTPVQTLLTPTPDHLSAAALGLPQGLDWMDARFRGDPAPSTC; encoded by the coding sequence ATGGGCTCGTTGTTCCGCAGATCCTCCGGCACCGCTGTACTCGGCTCGGTTCTCGCGCTCAGCGCAGCCCTCGTCGGCGCAGGCACGTCCGCGGCGGAACCACCCTTGCTGTCACCCCCGGTGCTCTCACCCCTCCTGCCCGCTCCGCCCTCTGCCGACGCGATCTTCCCGGTCGCCGACCCGGACCCCTTCTACATCCAACCCTCGGATGTCGCCGACCACGCGCCGGGAGACGTCTTGAAGATTCGTCAGATGCCGCCGTCGTACTACTTCCCCGGCAGCGCGATGTGGGAGTTGCTGTTCCGGACCACGGACTCGGAGGGCAGGCCGATCGCGGCCAACACCACGTATGTGCTTCCCGCGAACCACGTCCCGGACGGCCCGCTGGTGTCCTACCAGCACATCATCAATTCACTCGGTAACAAGTGCAAGATCGCCAACGAGCTCTACACCGACGATCCGCTGCACCAGATCCGCGAGGCCGCCGGGCTGAACATCGCCCTTGCTCGCGGCTGGGCCGTGGCGCTGCCCGATCACCTGGGTCCGCGGATGGCATACGGCGCGGCCAAACTCGGTGGCCAGATCACCCTCGACGGCATCCGTGCCGTCCAGCGCGTCCCCGAACTGCAGGTGCAGAACAGCAAGGTCGGACTGGGCGGATACTCCGGCGGCGGCATGGCGACGGCCTGGGCCGCGGCCCTGGCACCGACGTATGCGCCCGAACTGAACATCGTCGGTGCCGCCGAGGGCGGAACCCCGATGAACCTGGTGAAGATGGCGGAAGCGCTCGGTACGAACCCGCATCCCGCATTCGGCCTCGCCATGGCCGCCGCGCTGGGGCTAGAGCGCGAGTACCCGGACCGAATCGACGTCACCGATCAGCTCAACGACGAAGGTCGCATCATGAAACAGATGATCGGCAACGGGTGCACCAACGAGATCATGCTGTTCGGGCTCGGGCACAGCGCGTCACAGATGACCGACAACAAGAACTTCATGGACGATCCGGAAGCGTGGAAGGTGATGGAGGAGAACAGCCTGGAGTTGTATCCGGGCGTGCCCACCGCACCGATCTTCGAATGGCACAGCCCGACCGATGCGCTGATTCCGGTCGATTCGATCGACACCACCGTCAAACGGTACTGCGACGCGGGCACCCCGGTGCAGACGCTGCTCACCCCGACTCCCGACCATCTGTCGGCGGCGGCGCTGGGACTGCCCCAGGGACTGGACTGGATGGACGCGCGCTTCCGCGGTGATCCCGCACCGAGCACCTGCTGA
- a CDS encoding PLP-dependent aminotransferase family protein, translating to MSSEPVRSITAVELAVLVGAPAAPGQPLYRALADTLRERVADGSMAVGVRLPAERALAEELRLSRVTVSAAYRELREGGWASARHGSGTFVAMPSGPPAWGSMVGSPVDGVVDLVNAAPAAAPELREAYLDAVDELPRFMPQHGYHPGGLTTLRAAIAGHYTRRGRPTTADQILVTGGAGDATEVVFEALVDAGDRVLVEHPTYPGAVESVQAAGGRPVPVPIDAADPDAFVAEVDRAARQSAPTVAYLMPDFSNPSGARATSEGRRRLAATLVRHGVVTVVDEVAAELVLDGSDCLEPFGVPVPESATVAIGSLSKTVWGGIRIGWVRAEAARTAQMARIMARRQLSVSVLDQLAAVRLFAQHDRLVERRRRELRAQRDALAAEIDARLPGWSFVLPAGGLSLWCALPAGTSSTGLVASARSRGLLLAPGPRFGTGHLFDDHQRLPFTRPASELAAAVNVLATLVVSGDGAMSTTPTLVV from the coding sequence ATGAGTAGTGAGCCGGTCCGGAGCATCACGGCAGTCGAGTTGGCAGTGCTGGTCGGTGCACCGGCCGCCCCGGGCCAACCCCTGTACCGCGCGCTTGCCGACACACTCCGCGAGAGGGTCGCGGACGGCTCGATGGCGGTGGGGGTCCGGCTCCCCGCCGAGCGGGCACTGGCGGAGGAGCTCAGGCTCAGCCGGGTGACCGTGAGCGCCGCGTATCGCGAACTGAGAGAAGGTGGTTGGGCGTCGGCGCGGCACGGCTCGGGAACGTTCGTGGCGATGCCGTCGGGTCCGCCTGCCTGGGGGAGCATGGTGGGGTCGCCCGTGGACGGCGTCGTCGATCTCGTCAACGCCGCGCCGGCCGCCGCCCCCGAACTCCGCGAGGCCTACCTGGACGCCGTCGACGAGTTGCCCCGCTTCATGCCCCAGCACGGATACCACCCGGGCGGACTCACGACGCTCCGCGCCGCGATAGCAGGGCACTACACCCGCCGGGGCCGCCCGACCACTGCAGACCAGATTCTCGTCACCGGCGGCGCGGGCGACGCCACCGAAGTGGTGTTCGAGGCGCTGGTCGACGCGGGCGATCGCGTCCTCGTCGAACACCCGACGTATCCCGGCGCGGTCGAGTCCGTGCAGGCCGCCGGCGGCAGACCGGTCCCGGTGCCGATCGACGCGGCCGACCCGGACGCGTTCGTTGCGGAGGTGGACCGGGCCGCCCGGCAGAGCGCCCCGACCGTCGCGTACCTCATGCCGGACTTCTCGAATCCTTCCGGGGCGCGGGCCACGTCCGAGGGCAGGCGGCGGCTCGCTGCGACACTGGTCCGTCACGGCGTGGTGACGGTCGTGGACGAGGTGGCGGCCGAACTCGTGCTGGACGGCTCGGACTGCCTCGAGCCGTTCGGCGTCCCGGTCCCCGAATCGGCCACCGTGGCGATCGGGAGCCTCAGCAAGACCGTGTGGGGGGGAATCCGGATCGGGTGGGTCCGCGCCGAGGCCGCCCGCACCGCACAGATGGCGAGGATCATGGCCCGCCGGCAATTGTCGGTGTCGGTGCTGGATCAGCTCGCCGCCGTGCGGTTGTTCGCGCAGCACGACCGTCTGGTCGAGCGGCGCCGCCGCGAACTCCGGGCGCAGCGGGACGCGCTGGCGGCGGAGATCGACGCCCGGTTGCCGGGGTGGAGTTTCGTCCTCCCGGCGGGCGGGCTGTCCCTGTGGTGCGCGCTTCCCGCCGGGACGAGCTCGACGGGACTCGTCGCCTCGGCCCGGTCGCGGGGGCTTCTGCTGGCGCCCGGACCCCGCTTCGGCACCGGTCATCTGTTCGACGACCACCAGCGGCTGCCCTTCACGCGACCGGCATCCGAGCTGGCCGCGGCCGTGAACGTCCTTGCCACACTGGTGGTGTCCGGCGACGGGGCGATGTCCACGACTCCGACGCTGGTGGTGTGA
- a CDS encoding NTP transferase domain-containing protein — protein MNSAAPVHAIVLAGGRATRMGGVDKPAVVVGGRRMLDTALDAVDACARVVVVGPRRADLDSTVLQTQETPPGTGPVAGVAAGLAVLDADPADRVILLASDLPFVEPATVGILAAAVQDVDTVFAVDEKGRLQFLLSAWRVGALTDRIRSLGSAVNQPMKALVPATFDTVPVRGVTDCDTPDDVERARSGAAAVPLTIEEARNAILATVPPLPPRSAELATALGATLAEPLLAAEALPRIAVSAMDGYAVAGEGPWVLRDAIRYAGSSEELELADGEAARIATGAHLPLGATTVVRDEFALTTDTSDGPRLSRREGTPVRGDARRRGEDWQERHRLAAAGTAVTPALLSAAASAEVTTAGVRGPVRAHVVVTGDEIRREGPLRRGQTRDALGPVLPQFLSSCGIRTVADTHLRDTSDSFDELFREVRRPDLIVIVGATGGGAADQLRAALDRAEARVVVGRVRCRPGGSQVTALLPDGRVVLGLPGNPYAAVATLLTTVPSIAAALTGRTPAPTQLGRIANASEVSGDAARILPAVPQPDGTWRVDAGIRTAHLAGLIDRDALALVPAGAVDGDLAELVPLPR, from the coding sequence ATGAACTCTGCCGCACCCGTTCACGCGATCGTCCTCGCCGGTGGACGAGCGACCCGGATGGGCGGCGTCGACAAGCCGGCCGTGGTCGTCGGCGGACGCCGGATGCTCGACACCGCTCTCGACGCCGTCGACGCGTGTGCACGCGTCGTCGTCGTCGGCCCCCGCCGCGCCGATCTCGATTCGACGGTCCTGCAAACCCAGGAGACGCCGCCGGGCACCGGCCCGGTGGCGGGCGTGGCCGCGGGACTGGCCGTGCTCGACGCCGACCCGGCGGACCGGGTGATCCTGCTGGCCTCGGACCTGCCGTTCGTGGAACCCGCGACGGTCGGAATACTCGCGGCCGCAGTACAGGACGTCGATACCGTGTTCGCGGTCGACGAGAAGGGGCGCCTGCAGTTCCTGTTGTCGGCGTGGCGCGTCGGCGCGCTGACCGACCGGATCCGGTCGCTGGGCTCGGCGGTCAACCAGCCGATGAAGGCCCTCGTCCCGGCGACGTTCGACACCGTCCCCGTCCGCGGTGTCACCGACTGCGACACACCGGACGACGTCGAGCGGGCCCGGAGCGGTGCCGCGGCCGTCCCCCTCACCATCGAGGAGGCCCGGAACGCGATCCTGGCCACCGTCCCCCCACTCCCGCCGCGGTCCGCGGAGCTCGCGACGGCACTCGGCGCCACACTCGCCGAGCCGTTGCTCGCCGCCGAAGCCCTGCCCCGCATCGCCGTCTCCGCGATGGACGGCTACGCCGTCGCCGGAGAAGGTCCGTGGGTACTGCGCGACGCGATCCGGTACGCGGGCAGCTCCGAGGAACTCGAACTGGCGGACGGCGAGGCGGCGCGCATCGCGACCGGCGCGCACCTCCCCCTCGGAGCGACCACCGTGGTGCGGGACGAATTCGCTCTGACGACAGACACTTCCGACGGACCGCGACTGTCCCGCAGGGAGGGCACGCCCGTGCGCGGCGACGCGCGGCGGCGCGGCGAGGACTGGCAGGAACGTCATCGACTCGCGGCCGCGGGGACGGCCGTCACACCGGCACTCCTGTCCGCCGCGGCGAGCGCGGAGGTGACCACCGCGGGGGTGCGCGGACCGGTCCGCGCACACGTCGTGGTGACGGGCGACGAGATCCGGCGGGAAGGCCCCCTGCGCCGGGGGCAGACGCGTGATGCCCTGGGACCCGTTCTCCCCCAGTTCCTCTCGTCGTGCGGAATCCGGACGGTCGCCGACACCCACCTGCGTGACACATCCGACAGCTTCGACGAGTTGTTCCGGGAAGTTCGCCGGCCCGACCTGATCGTGATCGTGGGAGCCACCGGGGGCGGCGCGGCCGACCAGTTGCGGGCAGCGCTCGACCGGGCCGAGGCCCGGGTCGTCGTGGGGAGGGTGCGGTGCCGTCCCGGCGGTTCCCAGGTCACCGCGCTGCTGCCCGACGGACGGGTGGTGCTCGGACTGCCCGGAAACCCGTATGCCGCGGTCGCGACGCTCCTGACCACGGTTCCGTCCATCGCGGCCGCGCTGACGGGCCGCACCCCGGCACCGACCCAGCTGGGACGGATAGCGAACGCGTCCGAGGTCAGCGGAGACGCCGCCCGCATCCTGCCCGCCGTCCCGCAACCGGACGGCACGTGGCGCGTGGACGCCGGAATTCGCACCGCGCACCTCGCGGGTCTGATCGACCGTGACGCGCTGGCGCTGGTTCCCGCGGGCGCGGTCGACGGCGATCTCGCCGAGCTGGTCCCGCTACCGCGCTGA
- a CDS encoding sirohydrochlorin chelatase, giving the protein MNEAALVLVAHGTRSPRGVEMIAALADAVAEQVGPTRVSFVDVLGPSPAEVLRDIPGPAVVVPAFLAAGYHVHTDVPREVADSGHPSVTVTRTLGPDPVLAEVLLRRLVDAGWQPGDAVVLAAAGSSDPRALRDVRRAAALLTELVASRVRIGYVATAEPRVADVVAGLRADGEKRVFVAAYLLAHGLFHARLADVGADGVAEPLGVDPAIVGVVAERYRNGILAAQRALSLQR; this is encoded by the coding sequence ATGAACGAAGCAGCACTGGTACTGGTGGCACACGGAACGCGGAGTCCCCGGGGCGTGGAAATGATCGCTGCGCTCGCCGACGCCGTCGCCGAGCAGGTCGGACCCACCCGGGTGTCGTTCGTGGACGTCCTCGGGCCCTCGCCCGCCGAGGTGCTCCGCGACATCCCCGGACCCGCCGTGGTCGTTCCGGCGTTTCTCGCCGCGGGCTACCACGTCCACACCGACGTTCCCCGCGAGGTCGCCGACAGCGGCCACCCGTCGGTGACCGTCACACGGACACTCGGACCGGATCCCGTTCTCGCCGAGGTTCTCCTCCGCCGTCTCGTCGACGCGGGCTGGCAGCCTGGCGACGCGGTCGTGCTCGCCGCGGCCGGTTCGTCCGACCCCCGGGCCCTGCGCGACGTGCGCCGCGCCGCGGCTCTGCTGACGGAACTCGTGGCCTCGCGGGTCCGCATCGGTTACGTGGCGACGGCGGAACCCCGCGTCGCCGACGTGGTCGCCGGACTGCGCGCGGACGGCGAGAAGCGCGTGTTCGTCGCGGCGTACCTGCTGGCCCACGGACTGTTCCACGCACGTCTCGCCGACGTGGGTGCGGACGGCGTCGCGGAGCCGCTCGGCGTGGACCCGGCCATCGTCGGCGTGGTCGCGGAGCGGTACCGCAATGGAATTCTCGCGGCGCAGCGCGCACTGTCGTTGCAGCGCTGA